A window of Sulfurovum riftiae contains these coding sequences:
- the fabI gene encoding enoyl-ACP reductase FabI translates to MIMKGKKGVILGIANKKSIAYGIAKACQEQGAEMAITFLNERFEQKLAPIAEDLGCGARLYPCDVSRPEEITALRESLEKDFGQIDFVVHSIAFAPKEGLSGRFVDISKEAFDVAMDISVYSLIEITRELKPILSDNASVLTLSYYGGEKYIPNYNLMGVAKAALEMTVKYLAEDLGRDGIRVNAISAGPIKTLAAAGIGDFAFMLKWNKAHAPLKENVTIEQVGNSGMYLLSDLSSAVTGEIHYVDGGYNIMGMPAVEFDENGKPHIAWNGESK, encoded by the coding sequence ATGATAATGAAGGGTAAGAAAGGTGTCATCTTGGGCATCGCCAACAAAAAATCAATCGCTTACGGTATCGCCAAAGCCTGTCAGGAGCAGGGTGCGGAGATGGCCATTACATTTCTGAATGAGCGTTTTGAACAGAAGCTTGCCCCTATAGCCGAAGACCTCGGATGCGGAGCCAGACTCTACCCCTGTGATGTCAGCCGACCCGAAGAGATCACAGCACTCAGAGAATCCCTGGAAAAGGATTTCGGTCAGATAGACTTCGTCGTGCACTCCATCGCTTTTGCTCCCAAAGAGGGACTCAGCGGACGTTTCGTTGACATTTCAAAAGAAGCATTCGATGTAGCGATGGATATCTCCGTCTACTCCCTCATTGAGATCACCAGAGAACTCAAGCCTATTCTTTCCGATAACGCCTCCGTTCTGACACTCTCCTATTACGGCGGGGAAAAATACATTCCGAACTACAACCTTATGGGTGTTGCCAAAGCGGCACTTGAGATGACGGTCAAATACCTTGCCGAAGATCTCGGACGTGACGGGATCAGGGTCAATGCCATTTCTGCCGGCCCGATCAAGACACTCGCAGCAGCGGGTATCGGCGATTTCGCTTTCATGCTGAAGTGGAACAAAGCGCATGCACCGCTTAAAGAGAATGTAACGATCGAACAGGTCGGAAACTCGGGAATGTACCTGCTTTCGGACCTCTCTTCGGCAGTGACTGGTGAGATACACTATGTGGATGGCGGATACAACATTATGGGTATGCCGGCAGTAGAGTTCGACGAGAACGGCAAACCGCATATCGCTTGGAACGGGGAGTCCAAATAA
- a CDS encoding CAP domain-containing protein, translated as MRMVVMVLALLAASFLFWQSQESELTASASEVIVKRSPPMDLAYERSEARSYLNEIRQDMGMSTLSWSEALDKAAQAHADYLVANDESAHDEIPGHIAFTGVTPMERALKAGYDASYVSENLSTKNNSGKTSVNGLFSAIYHRFGFLDPSIDQVGVGTAQDASDSEKSAFVYLMGNSELERLCSMPSFKGVGKYVYKVCKDPKHRIAEKKFKRALNYNKQHNPKIILYPYDGQEEVPPAFYSEVPDPLPDYEVSGFPVSVVFNDYYFKKVEVVSFRLFTQEGKEVYAVRLMDKSRDPHQRFTAYQFALFPLDRLEYTTRYRAEIVYRSEQDKKRLSWSFKTQKPMEKLHIINKKVETVTLDPTQAHILYFRPLGPHDIIKDIRFPLDVDITFVDNHTLKISAMPEDTEDFDITSASRTVHVKVQ; from the coding sequence ATGCGTATGGTTGTCATGGTACTGGCGCTTCTTGCCGCTTCTTTCCTTTTCTGGCAGAGTCAGGAGAGTGAACTTACAGCATCCGCTTCCGAGGTCATTGTCAAAAGATCGCCTCCCATGGATTTGGCGTATGAAAGAAGTGAAGCACGCAGCTACCTGAACGAGATACGGCAGGATATGGGTATGTCGACACTCTCGTGGAGCGAAGCACTCGATAAAGCAGCACAGGCACATGCGGACTATCTGGTAGCTAACGATGAATCCGCACATGATGAGATCCCCGGACATATCGCTTTCACCGGCGTAACGCCAATGGAGAGGGCATTGAAGGCGGGCTACGATGCCTCTTATGTCAGTGAGAACCTCTCTACAAAGAACAACAGCGGAAAGACGTCCGTCAATGGCCTTTTCTCAGCCATTTATCACCGTTTCGGTTTTCTTGACCCCTCTATCGACCAGGTCGGTGTAGGTACCGCCCAGGATGCATCGGACAGCGAGAAAAGCGCTTTTGTCTACCTTATGGGGAACAGCGAGCTTGAACGGCTTTGCAGTATGCCCTCCTTCAAAGGCGTCGGAAAATATGTCTATAAGGTTTGCAAAGACCCCAAACACCGCATTGCCGAGAAAAAATTCAAAAGAGCACTCAATTACAACAAACAGCACAATCCGAAGATCATTCTCTACCCCTATGACGGGCAGGAGGAGGTGCCGCCTGCCTTTTACAGTGAAGTACCGGACCCTTTGCCGGACTATGAAGTGAGCGGGTTTCCTGTTTCCGTGGTTTTTAACGACTACTACTTCAAAAAGGTGGAAGTTGTATCGTTCAGACTTTTCACGCAGGAGGGAAAAGAGGTATATGCCGTACGTCTCATGGACAAAAGCAGAGACCCCCATCAAAGGTTTACGGCATATCAGTTCGCGCTTTTCCCTCTCGATCGTCTGGAGTACACCACCCGGTATCGTGCCGAGATCGTCTACCGCAGCGAACAAGACAAAAAACGTTTGAGCTGGTCTTTCAAGACACAGAAGCCAATGGAGAAACTGCATATCATCAACAAAAAAGTGGAGACGGTCACGCTGGACCCGACACAGGCCCATATACTCTATTTCCGTCCGCTCGGTCCGCACGATATCATTAAAGATATCCGCTTCCCGCTGGATGTGGACATCACTTTCGTAGACAACCATACGTTGAAGATCTCTGCCATGCCGGAAGATACGGAAGATTTCGATATCACAAGTGCTTCGCGAACGGTACATGTGAAGGTACAGTAG
- a CDS encoding TrmH family RNA methyltransferase: protein MKDSPEYLAKKAFFDKVLTIYGRNAVLEALEDQNITIHKLHLSKSNKDAPVLEQMKHLAKKRNIEVKYHDKASLSRISKNAKQDQGVALDIVLEHFGDEESFISKNINYRIIALDGVTNPQNLGMIIRSCAAGNIDAILLPTKGAAQISPLVIKASAGTLFKMPIIKTSDLKQTLRRFKEEGAALYTLSSHARKSYKEEHYSDKSVFVLGNESEGVSPAIEALCNASVAIPMQRGVESLNVAVTASLLAFL, encoded by the coding sequence ATGAAAGATTCACCTGAATACCTGGCGAAAAAAGCCTTCTTCGATAAAGTCTTAACGATCTACGGACGCAATGCCGTACTTGAAGCATTGGAAGATCAAAACATCACCATCCATAAACTCCATCTCTCAAAGTCCAACAAAGACGCTCCCGTCCTGGAGCAGATGAAACATCTCGCAAAAAAACGGAATATAGAAGTCAAGTACCATGACAAGGCCTCTCTTTCACGTATCTCAAAGAATGCCAAACAGGACCAGGGGGTTGCACTCGATATTGTTTTGGAACATTTTGGAGACGAGGAAAGCTTCATATCAAAAAATATCAATTACCGAATCATTGCATTGGACGGGGTTACGAATCCCCAGAACTTGGGGATGATCATCCGCTCCTGTGCAGCAGGGAACATCGATGCGATCCTGCTGCCGACCAAAGGTGCCGCACAGATAAGTCCACTGGTCATCAAAGCCTCTGCCGGTACACTTTTCAAAATGCCTATCATTAAAACATCCGACCTGAAACAGACATTGAGGAGATTTAAAGAGGAGGGAGCTGCCCTCTATACGCTTTCGTCACATGCCCGGAAGAGCTACAAAGAGGAGCACTACAGCGACAAGAGCGTTTTCGTGCTGGGGAATGAGAGTGAAGGGGTCAGCCCGGCCATAGAGGCACTCTGCAATGCTTCCGTCGCCATTCCCATGCAGCGCGGGGTAGAGTCCCTCAATGTTGCGGTGACTGCATCGCTTCTGGCTTTTCTCTGA